One Spinacia oleracea cultivar Varoflay chromosome 4, BTI_SOV_V1, whole genome shotgun sequence DNA segment encodes these proteins:
- the LOC110797281 gene encoding phosphoenolpyruvate carboxylase kinase 1, producing the protein MYDSFKNEYQLCEEIGRGRFGIVYRCFSPSSLASFAVKSIDKRHLLDDDLDRQCLDKEPKILQILSPHPNILQIHNIFDSDSRLLIVTDLCKESTLYDRIVSSGPFTEPDACSIFTQLAEALHHCHRNYICHRDIKPDNILFDTRNRVKLCDFGSAEFFGCGGEREKMSGVVGTPYYVAPEVLAGREYNEKVDVWSAGVILYIMLGGVPPFYGDSVEDTFAAVLRGNLRFPTKIFRSVSPEAKDLMRKMLCKDVSRRFSAEQVLRHPWVTSGGLSNTMSDMS; encoded by the exons ATGTATGATAGCTTCAAAAACGAGTACCAACTTTGCGAGGAGATCGGCCGAGGACGATTCGGCATCGTTTACCGCTGTTTCTCTCCTTCTTCATTAGCTTCTTTCGCCGTCAAATCAATCGATAAACGCCACCTTCTTGACGACGATCTTGACCGTCAATGCCTCGACAAAGAGCCTAAGATCCTTCAAATCCTATCTCCTCATCCTAATATCCTCCAGATCCACAATATTTTTGATTCCGATTCTCGTCTTCTCATCGTTACCGATTTGTGCAAGGAATCGACTCTTTACGACCGTATCGTCTCGTCGGGCCCGTTTACCGAGCCCGACGCTTGTTCCATTTTCACCCAGCTGGCTGAGGCTCTTCACCACTGCCACCGTAACTACATCTGCCACAG GGACATAAAGCCGGACAATATATTGTTTGACACAAGGAACAGGGTGAAGCTTTGTGATTTTGGGTCAGCAGAGTTTTTTGGTTGCGGCGGGGAGCGAGAGAAGATGAGTGGGGTAGTAGGGACGCCGTATTATGTGGCGCCAGAGGTGTTAGCGGGGAGGGAGTATAATGAGAAGGTAGATGTTTGGAGTGCGGgtgtaattttatacattatgcTGGGAGGTGTTCCACCATTTTACGGTGACAGTGTTGAGGATACTTTTGCGGCTGTTCTTCGTGGTAATCTTAGATTTCCGACTAAAATTTTCAGGTCTGTTTCGCCTGAAGCCAAGGATTTGATGAGGAAGATGCTTTGTAAAGATGTTTCTCGAAGATTTTCTGCTGAACAAGTTCTAA GGCATCCATGGGTAACAAGTGGAGGATTGAGCAACACAATGAGTGACATGAGTTAA